CAGGTCTCGTTCAAATCAGTCAAACAAGTTGGTCCAGTTTGGTTCTAATAACATTGTCTTAATTTTCCGACAACTACATGAGTAGATTGGAAAAAATTGTGTGACTCCACTATTATTTTTCAATCTCCTCTCACGATATGCAAACCAAATAGAGAGATAACAAATGAATAATAATTGATTGTCACTCCAAACACACGCACATTTAGTGATTTACAAGAAGAGAATAGAAATAAATGAGAATTATGATAATGATGTGATAGAAATAGAAAAGACCATATAAAGAGAAAACAAGTGATCAAatgaaatagataaaaaaagAAGTGTAAATAAATCAACACCCTGTTGAATTCTTAAGCTCCATCACCCTGTCGAACAACTAATTTAAACCTCCGCGACCCGACACCCATTAGGTAAATAAACATGACCTCAATTGAATTGATTTTAGTTGAAATTAGCtgaaaaaacaattaaaatcTGAACCATTTTTGCTACAATTTGATTTTCCTAGAATGAGACAAACATTTGTTGCAAGACAGTGAGGGTGGTGTGTTGACTGGAACTTGAAAGGAAAAAGCCCACCCCATATGTAGTTGGGCTGAAAACGACAGGGGAAGGAAAGGATTAACTTTATATAACACGACACAACATTGACAACATAGGAACACAACACAAACCAAACACAGTTTCTCTCTCCTATTCTCATGTTTGTTTCTCTCTCTAGTTTCTGAGCATGAAAAGTTACTATAAATTGCATGCAGAACGCTACTCATAGGAATACTCCCCTTCCCATCCTATCCCTCAAaccaaaccaaatcaaatcaattcacttTCCTCAAAATTAATCAAAAATCCAAAACCCTTTCCTTCCCCTAAACCTCCCTCACTCTCcgaccaccaccgccgccgatGTCATCGTCCAGAGGTTTCGGTTTCCCAATCGCCGCCGATGATGCTTCACATTCTGATTCTTTCTACCTCTCTAGCTACTACCACCCAAAACCCCTCCTCCACAAGAATCAAACCCTAGAAGACGCCTTCACTCGTCTCTCCCTCTCCACCTCCGCCTTCAATCCTCCACCTCTCGATCACGCTTTCAGCCGCCACGCGTTTCACCCTCCCAATCTCACCCAAACCGGGTTCAACGCCGCTAATGCTGGTTCTGAATCGCTGTCGTCAGGGTTTCTGGATTCTGTTCCTCTGTTGAGGCAGAGCTCCGGTTTCTTCAACGGCGGCGCTGGTGATTTGTTGGGTGAAATCGGTGAAATTCCAAGGATGGATTTGAACGAGTGCTGGAGGGGGAGTGTTTTGTCTTTTGCTAAGGATCAATATGGATGTAGGATTTTGCAGGAGAGGATGAAGAGAATGGCGGCTGAGGATTTTTCCTTTATCTTCCTTGAGCTGATTGATCACGTGACTGAGCTCATGGTGGACCCTTTTGGGAACTATGTTTTTCAGAAGATGGTGGAGATTTGCAGTGATGAACAGAGGACTCGCATTGTTTTGGTGGTCACACAGCCTAATTTTCTCTTGGTCAGAGTTTGTCTCAAGCCACATGGGTATCTATATTGTCTCTCAACATTCTCTGTTTGACTAGTTTAAGATTCATGTCTTGTTTCTTGTCTCTGAAGTTATCTTGATTGGAAATTTGTGGTGTTTCATTttgctttttcttctttcagaaCGCGTTCTGTGGAGCGATTGTTGGAGAGTGTCACCAATGAAGAGCAAAGAGATCTCATTATGGCTGCTTTGAGCCCTGGTGCTGTTGTGTTAGCTAAGGATACAAATGGTCATCGTGTTGTTCTGTATTGTTTGAAACATTTCTCTGGAGAAGCTACTAAGGTAGTTTTTTGTTGTGTTCATTGGACTTTGTTTGAATTCACACATTCAATTTTGATGTTAGCATTTGGAAATGACTAATGTATTGAAATGCTGGACATGTGTGAGGATAAGGCTTTTGTAAAATGTTTAAGTGCGTGTTTGGATACACAATGGAACCACGGTGAGCCAAATCACGATGGATAGAAACAACTTTCCTTTGCTTTTGGATTGTCCAATGTGATTTTGACTTTACTGTGATTTCTTGTCGTCTATCCAAACATTCACCATGATCTTATCATGGTCCATGCCATCAGGAAAACAGATCCTTCTACTTCATGTTCAAAGGGTTGACTTGGAGCATTTTGAAGTTGACTTCCATCTGACTTGAGCTGGAAGTTATTTATTCGTTTGTGGAAGTTCTGTAATGATATACAAACTGAAGTTCTGTGAAGTATTTTATTAGTTTGTGGGACCTTTTAGCCTTATGTTACTCTTGTTTGAACATGTACACTTTACACGTTTTCCTTttcagtgttgtcaaatagtGGTTATAGCGGCGCTCTGAGGGCTCACCGCTATTCCGCTATTTGCCGCCATGAGGGCAAGAAATAACAGATTTTTTGCTTTCCGCTATTTTCCGCGGTCCGCGATTAACACTGTTCCTTTTTTTCATGCACATTTTtgttttgaagtaaatgaataGTGACCAGAAGTTCAAAATAAAGGGGAAAAAAGTTCACTAATGTTACTGGATAATTCTCGATTTGTCAAATTACTTCACTTTAGTTTCATCAAGTTCTGATTGTTTACTTTCATCACAGTATCTTCTGAATGAGGTGGCAAACAACTCGTTTGGCATAGCCAAAGATAAGACTGGGTGCTGTGTGCTGCAGCAGTGCATTCTCCATGCTATTGGAGAAACCAAAATGAGGCTGATTGCTGATGTCATTGTAAATGCTTCCCTCCTAGCTGAGGACTGCTACGGGTTTGTATTTTACAAGTATCAATTTTTTTCCTAGTATATGATTCACTATACTAAATTTTTCTCGTGTATTTTGTTTCCCTGTCTGCAGCAACTATGTTGTGCAACATTTATTGTCTCTGAAAATACCAGTAGTTACAGAAAATCTACTCAGACAACTTCAAGGGAAGTTTACATATCTTGCCTGCAACAAGTATGGGAGTAATGTGGTGGAGAAGTTCTTTCAAGAATCAGGAGAAATGCACTCAATGCGTATTGTTTTAGAGTTGCTCCATGATCCCAATGTCGCGAGGCTTCTTGTGGATCCATATGGTAATTATGTCATCAAAACGGCCCTGATGATATCTAAGGTCAGTATGCACTGCTTGATCTTTGTGTTTAAATGTTTATGCATTACTCTAGATTCCCCTATTTTCATAGCCCATCAATCTAATTTAGTGCACATTTGGcaatccttctacaattgattcttaaACCAAAATCGATTATTGGGAGAAACTTATGTGGGTAGCTTGTGAGAAATAaaaaagctgatccaaacattaTAGTAGTTCGTCGACATCTTAGCTGGTGGCTAAAGATTGAATTGCAATGGTTTGGCTCTCTTACGTGGAATTTTTTCTCAACAAAATAAAGCTCTACTTGAAGAAGCTGGCTATTTTTTTGTGCCTTTAGAGGCCTAAATTATAATCCAAACTAAAAGACTTGAAATGGCATTGATCTGTAGACAATTTTTAGCAGAGGATAGTTTTTGCTCTTGTTGAAAACTCCTCAGTGGAGACAAATCTGTATCATGTGGTGTCTCTTGGAATCTGCAAAGTAATATAAATAAACCTTGTATTATACTCATTATTCTATTATCCACCTTCctctttataattttaaattgctAGAAAGCTCGTTTACTGGTTTGTTGTGATAACTTGAATTTTCTCTCTATTTCTTAAAATGCAGGGAGCCATTCGGAATGCTTTACTCCAGCTGATCCAACTAAACTCCACAATGATGCGAAACAACCTCTATGGCAAGAAGTTACTTGATAGGTTTGACAGGGGAAATATTCGACACATTTAAACATGCATTACAGTAACTTCTAAATTGCTCAAAAGATTTTTCATGGCCACAAGGAGATTACACTTTTTGACTAcctccttttttttcttctgtcgCATTACTCATACTTTCATAAGATGTCTTAGGTTGTGTGTTGTTTGTAGTTTATATGTTAGTTTCTCTCAGTTTTGTTACTGGCATAGGATGGAAGGACTTGGTTCTCAGAGACTATAGAGGACAATGCTCAGCTGTATAGGAGATAACTAGCAACATACATGATCCTCTCAAGGGAAAAGCTACAATGGTTGATACAAATTTGTGATATTCTAAGTGTAATTCTTGTGATTCTACTGTTATGTACCCAAAAAATAAACCATCAGGATAGATTTCAAGTGTTTCTAGGTTCCTTATTTTCCTTCCATGTAGGTCcttttgtaattttgtttcATACTTTGAAACATTATTTTTGAAAGATTTGAAGTTATAAACATATGTTTGTGGCTTTGTGCTTAGGAAATACGAATGATATTTTGAAAATGAGTTTAGAAGGactgtttttatttaaatgttgGGATATAATCACTTTTGAAGtgatattgtaaaaaaaaatgttggttctatattttaaaatgaatttTGCTCATTGGAAAATAAATACTGTTCACTTCTCTCAAAATTAGTTTTAATTGTTGTAAAATTGATTTTACATAAGCAATCATGGTTTTTAAAAACTTCAATAATAATGACACGCCTTATATACACTCAAAATTTTTCTTGATCTCTATTTTCTCATCACCCCCATCATATTTACATGATTACACCTATAATTTGtttctcttctcttcatttatttcatatactccctccgtttcaaaaTAACTGTCTACTTTATCAAAacacacacatattaagaagtgcaattaattttgttaacttttaGAAAAATATCATTTGTTTTCCTACTTTACCCGTTAGAATGTATctttatctctcctcatttgtAAGGGTATTGTttggaaaacatcaattaatgctttCTTGAAATTTCAAGTGTACAAAATTTTCTCTAATGTGGACAGTTATTTTAAAAGGGGAGTACCAATTTAGTGTCTACTATACATTTTCTCTAATGGTTTATTTGGTTTATCAGAGAAATTGGGAAGATAGAAAGTGAGAAGAAATATTAGTAGTGTGAAAGTGGTGTGAAAATAGTAGATTGTTTAGTATGATAAACAGAGTAAAATGGATGAGGTAAAATTTCCAAGCATTGTTGCAtgtgtttaaactttaaagaCAATTTCATCCAACCATATATATAGGCGGGGGAGTCTAAGATGCAATATGTCTCATATCACACATATGACACTCACTCACAAGTCAACTTTATTACACTTTGGAACCACTTAGTGTATGTTTGGTACACGATTAACAATCACGATAAATAGTCACCCAAAAAAACTAAGGAAAGTTGATTATATTCAAAAAAGATAACACAATTTTTCGCATTACACGTGACTAAACTTCTAGAATCAAATTTACTTATGGTGATAAGATAATTTAGATAACACAATAAAGGAACTTCAGAAATAGTAATCTAATCAACAACTATAGAAGCATAATCAAGCTACCTAGGACATCATACATGGTAGGTAGAAATAGAACAGGACATTCCATATTATGGCAATGTATGAAAGTGATTAGTTAAGGGCATTTGTTTTTGCCTTTGGAGTTCTTCAAGTCCCTGTAGCAAGGACACTCATGTTTGTTCCCATAAGTCCCAGATGGCACACACTTGCACTTGTCACAACAGATCCCGCAGAACTTCAAGCATCTGTCCTGGATCGAAGCTTTGGAGCACCTCTGCTCGCACTTTGTGTCACAGAAACCTAAATAGCATCACACACCAAAACCAAAATGGTCAAATTATCATTTTAGTATAGCAAATCAAGTGCATGCATATATCTAAGTCAATAAAGTACaggaataattaattaatttaaactaaaaacatgtttaattaattaatttcggcTTTACCACCAGAAGAACTGGCCATTGAGACTTCAAACCAAGAGGAGCTAAGGACAAGGCACATAACAAGTAGTACATTTGCAAATGCAAGCTTCATCTTAGTTAACAAGCTGTAGCAGAATAGAGAACTATTGGAAGGACCTTTGAAGCTTACTAGGTTGTAGTGTGTGTGAATTGCTAGAGGTGTCATTTATAGTGACGAATCTGGGTGGCGGGTGAAAGGGTGACATTACTACTCTGTTCAAGTGTTAATTGCTCAAGTGGGACACAGCTGGCATGTGAAATATGAAAGGGTCTCACTTAATCacatgttttttgtttttttatgacaatgataaaagtgaaatttttgaatttatcttttcaaaaataatctacAAACTTGAGAATGATGTTCCCAAGTTTTTACATTTGAATAATGAaatttcctttcaaaaaaatttaataacccctctggttttttttataaggaatactttggaatttttttttatcctttttataagaaacactcttaTTAAATTATGTCAAATAATCAATTCCAATGTAAAGAGACCTATTCCACATGCAAAAATTTGGAGAGAAATTGTAAACACCCAATAGGTATTGTCAACATTTGTGGTATTTAACATGATTGTTCTTGtgaaaagaaaaagacatttattttataaaaattattagtttCCTTAATTTATGTG
This is a stretch of genomic DNA from Lotus japonicus ecotype B-129 chromosome 1, LjGifu_v1.2. It encodes these proteins:
- the LOC130732132 gene encoding pumilio homolog 12-like; its protein translation is MSSSRGFGFPIAADDASHSDSFYLSSYYHPKPLLHKNQTLEDAFTRLSLSTSAFNPPPLDHAFSRHAFHPPNLTQTGFNAANAGSESLSSGFLDSVPLLRQSSGFFNGGAGDLLGEIGEIPRMDLNECWRGSVLSFAKDQYGCRILQERMKRMAAEDFSFIFLELIDHVTELMVDPFGNYVFQKMVEICSDEQRTRIVLVVTQPNFLLVRVCLKPHGTRSVERLLESVTNEEQRDLIMAALSPGAVVLAKDTNGHRVVLYCLKHFSGEATKYLLNEVANNSFGIAKDKTGCCVLQQCILHAIGETKMRLIADVIVNASLLAEDCYGNYVVQHLLSLKIPVVTENLLRQLQGKFTYLACNKYGSNVVEKFFQESGEMHSMRIVLELLHDPNVARLLVDPYGNYVIKTALMISKGAIRNALLQLIQLNSTMMRNNLYGKKLLDRFDRGNIRHI